ATCGTTAGTTTCTCCCAGATATACATCTCTGCATTTAGCACAAAAGCAGTGGAGTGTGATACCAGTACAGAGTGACTTTGACTGAATTCCTTCTTCCTGCCAAAATGGCTCCTAAATAGTGTCAAGTTTaatgaattttcaaaaaaatgaagcaaatccTAAGCGCTTGTCAGTCCATTGTAACCTTTCTATGGTTCCCCAGCCTCAGGCCTTTATGAAGGCAGCTCAAGTTCTGTGTTTGGCTAAGTGACTGAATGGGTAGAGAAGACAGAAGGACAGACGGAAGCCTCCTTTGAACCGCACAGGTTCTAGGATGTGTTATTATATGCATTCTATATGCTgaccttctttcacttttatgtcTCACCTCAAGATTGTGAATTCCCTCCTGTCATTGCCCACGGACAATGTAAAATAGTCTCTAAACTCTTTGCATTTGAACAACAAGCTGTATATGAATGTGATGAAGGGTACATTCTGATTGGAGCGAACAGACTCTCCTGCGCTTTTTCAGGCTGGTCACCTGGAGCCCCTCAGTGTAAAAGTAACTCTGGCTCCCTCTTCATTTTAGGGGGCGGGGTTGGGGCTATCATCAAAGGATTGAGAGCACAGCTTTTTCCCTGTGAGAGGCAGCATAAAACCATTtgatttgatttatttaaaataatcactatAGTCTGATGGTATCCAAagcagaaagcacagagaaaagaacattaatctccccttctttctcccaGGAACAAAATTCAGCCTTTGTGAGGCAGCCCAATGTCCCAGTTTCTTGTATAATTCCAGAAATAGTCTAGAGATGGTACATTCTATCTGAGTGTAGCTGTGGCCTGCAGCAAAACTTTCATGAAAAGTTGGTCTAGAATGTAAGCCCTAGTGGGCTAATGGCAAGCATTGTGAAATCACAAGTATATCCATGAGTGCCAGTGCAGGGCACCAGCTGCTCACCATGTAGCTGTGTGGTGAGGGACTCCTAATTTTCCAGCTGTTATGGGGACAAGAGGTCAAAATGAGGTCTGACTATTGCATGCACACAGGTTTACTGTCATTTCACCATCAACAGCTTCAGGGATGATTTGCCACCATCGTTTCCTTTGCACACAGGAGAATAAATAATAAGCAAGAGGgaaaattttttaatctattgttTTACAATAGATAaaaacatcaaggctgtatattgtcaccttgcttattcaacttatatgcagagtacaccatgagaaatgctgggctggaagaagcacaagctggaatcaagattgctgggagaaatatcaatcacctcagatatgcagatgacaccactcttatagcagaaagtgaagaggaactaaaaggcctcttgatgaaagtgaaagaggagagtgaaaaagttggcttaaagctccacattcagaaaactaagatcatggcatctggtcccatcacttcatgggaaatagatggggaaacagtggagacagtgtcagactttatttttttgggctccaaagtcactgcagatggtgactgcagccatgaaattaaaagaggctaactccttggaagaaaagttatgaccaagctagatagcatattcaaaagcagagacattactttgccaacaacggtccgtctagccaaggctatggtttttccagtggtcatgtatggatgtgagagttggactgtggagaaagctgagtgatgaagaattgaagcttttttttaaaaaaatttttatttttactttattttactttacaatactgtatgggttttgccataccttgacatgaatccaccacaggtgtgcatgcattcccaaacatgaacccccctcccaccttcctccccataacatctctctgggtcatccccgtgcaccagccccaagcatccttttgaactgtggtgttggagaagactcttgggattctcttggactgcaaggagatccaagcagtccattctaaaggagatcagtcctgggtgttctttggaaggaatgatgctaaagctgagactccaatactttggccacctcatgcaaagatttgactcattggaaaagactgatgctgggagggattggaggcaggaggagaatgggatgacagagtaggagatggctggatggcatcaccgattcgatggacatgagtttgagtaaactctgggagttggtgatgggcagggaggcctggcgtgctgcgattcatggggtcacaaagatcggacatgactgagtgactgaactgaacagattgtCTTACAGGAATCAAGATACAAGAGACAGCTGATTTGATAGTTGAAGATTTGGGGTCACACGCCCATTTTATATTCTGTCAGggtatttaaaattgttatatatcCTTCAGCATGTCACTTATCCTCTCTGTATCTCACTTTCTCTTAGATAAAATAGTGAGACTTAAATAAGATGTTCACATAAAGATCTACCCCAAAGTCTGATAAAGTGCTATCccaatgttcaataaatatgctaatgaatattatttttcttctcaagattaaaaaaaaggtaaaacaatTAGCAACACTTAAATACAGTTCATTCTTAGTACCCAAGGCTGGCATGTTTTTTCTTAGACTTGTGGATTGCTTAAAATTATGTTTCCATTGCAGCATGGTGTGTGAAACCAGAGATAGAATATGGAAAGTTATCTGTGGAGAAGGTTAGATATGTTGAACCTGAAAGAATTACTATTCAATGTGAGTCTGGCTACAGTATGGTTGGTTCTGAAATTATCACTTGCTCAGAGGACAGAACTTGGTACCCGGAGGCGCCCAAGTGTGAGTGGGTAAGTTACACAACTTGaggtaatttttgttttattaaaaccCAAAGCATTGTCCTGCCAGCAAAGGTGATACCTGACTTgtcaagattcattcattcaaaggaACTCTCATCTTTGCTTTGGAGCCTTCTGGTCAGATAGGAAATGCAAAATTTTTGTGCTCTCACTTGTGATCAGGGAAAACTGAGTCCCTTTGAAGTGGAGGGTCTCAGACCTAGTAGTACTGGCAGACCTGGTAGTACTGACTGGCAACTTTTCTAGAGGATTTGATATACTCTTGTCCCATTTCTGGATGGTCAGAAGTAGTGTCTGTTCCCACAGAAGCTTTCTGGGAGGCTGTCTCAGAGCAGAGTTGTATTCCTCTCAGGAAGATGATGGTGGGAAACAAGGTGTTTCTGGTTTTCCTGCTCCCCCAGGAGTCCTGGGGTGTGTCTTGGTCCTGAATCTGTAACCCTGCCTGTTTCTACATGAACTGTGCCCCCTAACAATCGGGAGAGAAGTCTTTCAAGCATACTCATCATATGTTTCTCCTTTAGGAGTATCCTGAATACTGTGAGAAAGTAGTCACAGGCAGGAAACTCTTGCAGTGCCTCTCAAGGCCAGTGGAGGTGAAATTGGCCCTGGAAGTGTACAAGCTGTCCCTGGAGACTGGACAGGAGCTTCAgctcctggagcttcagctagaGAAGCCAAATAATGCCTCTTAGTGGTAATCACTGTAATGTTTctcaagagagagaggaaaacgtTTCTTGCTGCCTTCATTCCAATATGGATCACCTCAGTTAATCACCTTTACCATCTCTTTTATACCACCAATTTTGGTAATAATTATCTAGAAAGGataattttgttaatatttagtGCTTTGAAATTGTGGAGTTATTGATGATTTTCTGACTCATGTTTCCTCTTTTCTGGACACAGAGtacacattttttaattaaaaaattagcaTATCCAACATCATTttgtctttgtgtttaattttgtaaaataaggtctgtgaacacacacatacatgaagtTGATACGTTTATTTTACTGTCGGGATCTTGGACATAGGGACTTGGGTTCACAGCAGTACATTTCCATGGATTGCCTTTACTCCACAGTTCCATATTTATAGGTTACTCAGGAGCTCAATATTTAGATTAAACATCAACACACCCCAAAATTCTTGTCCACTGTCTGCACTTTGAAGCAGTCACGTCCTTTTGTGAGCCCCCATGCACTTGGCCTCTGCCTCAGTCATGCTCCCTCTTGGCTTTTGCCTTACAGGAAGGGGATTCCTGTCTGTCTTGGTCTCCTGACCCTTTCCTCAGGAACAGACTCTGAAAGCCTGGTGAGTGGAATCCCGCCTGGCAGCCACCTTTGTGCTCCCAAATCCTCAAAATGATTGATCTCATTTTCCTTATTAGAAGTGTTAAAATGGCTCAAgcaaccaccaccccccccccacattAGAAAATGCCCTGTGTCGATCACCCTTATATCTTGGGGTGTTTGGAGGCTtttattctttgcatttatcCCTTTTCTCAACTCTTGCATCCTCTGATATTTCTCTCCTACTCATATCTTGGCTCCTTGTCCCATCTATTTTGTACATAGAACTCTATGGGGAATGTTGGCCTCATTGGTTTAACTTTCTCAAGTGTACTCCAATAAGGCAAAGTTGTATAGCGGGCTTTCCCTAACCCTTAGATGCTACAGAGGATCTTGAATGGTTAGAGAAACCTACTTAATAGAGAaggtatttattcattttcttaaaagctGTCACCTGCTCCTGCTACTAGGAATTATTTTGGCTGATATTTATTTTGGTTCTTGTGAGTCACAGACTTGTGAGTGTCTAGTTTCTGATCCAGGAAAACACTATGAGAGAAAGGTAGTGAGATGGGGAAGGGAGGACAGCTTAAAGAGGCAGCAAGTTTGAGAGGATCATTGTTGTTGCTAACAGGAACTACACTATGCTGAGTGCCTTCTGAATGTATGGAACAAAACTGAGAACCTACTCCTGGCGATTGAGATTTCAGGAGTTTTttagaaacatgtataatatcatatatgaaatgagtcgccagcccaggttcaatgcatgatactggatgcttggggctggtgcactgacacgacccagagggatggtacggggagggaggagagaggtgggttcaggatggggaacatgtgtatacctgtggcagatacaggttgatgtatggcaaaaccaatacaatattgtaaagtaattaaccttcaattaaaataaataaatgtatatttaaaaaaatagaaacaaaagttaagtgaaaaaaattctaGTTGGAATATAGCtggtttacaatgttttgttaatttcaggtgtatagcaaagtgattcagttatacatatagatatgtatgtatctatctatatctgtTTCTATCTATACAGATATGTATTTCCCTgtatcagtttcttttctttcataggttgttaaaaaatactgaatatagtttcctgtgctatacagcatgtccttcttggttttctattttatgtatcagtttagttcagtcactcagtcctgtccgactctttgcaacgctatggactgcagcatgccaggcttccctgtccatcaccaactcccagagcttgctcaaactcatgtccattgaatcagtgatgccattcaatcatctcattctttctcatccccttctcctcttgccttcaatcttccccaacatcaggatcttttccaatgagtcacttcttggCATTGTGTGGCTgaagtattcgagcttcagcttcagcatcaatccttccaattaatattcagaactgatttcctttaggattgactagtttgatcttcttcctgttcaagggactctcaagagtcttctccaacaccacagttcaaaagcatcaattcttcagcgctcagctttctttatagtccaactctcacatccatacatgactactggaaaaaccacagctttgactagacagacctttgtctgcaaagtgatgtctctgcttttaaatatgctgtccaggttggtcatagcttttcttccaaggagcaagcgtcttttaatatcatggctgcagtcaccatctgcactgactttggagtccaggaaaataaagtctgtcactgtttccattgttcccccatctacttgctgtgaagtgatgggaccagatgccatgatcttagctttttgaatgttgagctttaaaccagctttttctttcctttttttttttagaattttatgtgatattttatttattttatttatttttttatttttaaaatttaaaaatctttaattcttacatgcattcccaaacatgaacccccctcctacctccctccccataacatctctctgggtcatccccatgcaccagccccaagcatgctgtatcctgtgtcagacatagactggcgattcaattcgtacatggtagtatacatgttagaatgccattctcccaaatcatcccaccctctccctctccctctgagtccaaaagtccgttatacacatttgtgtcttttttcctgtcttgcatacagggtcgtcattgccatcttcctaaattccataaaccagctttttcactatcctctttcactttcggcaagaggctatttagttcctcttcactttctcccataaggatgatgtcatttgcatatctgaggttactgatattactcctggcaatcttgattccagcttgtgcttcattcagcctggcattttgcatgataggctctgcatagaagttaaataagcaaggtgacaatatatagctttgaaattctcctttcccaattttgaaccagtctgttgttccatgtctggttctaactgttgcttcttgacctgcatgcagatttttcagaaggcaggtaaggtattcccatctctggaaggatttttcagttttctgtgattcacacagtcaaagggtttggcatagtcaatgaagcagaagtagatgtttttctggaattcccttgctttttctatgatctgatggatgttggcaatttgatctctggttcctctgtctttcctaaatccagcttgaacatctgaaaattctcagttcacctactgttgaaacctttcttggaaaattttgagcattactttgctagcatgtgagatgagtgcaattgtgcggtagtttgagcattctttggcattgcctttctttgggattggaatgaaaagtgaccttttccagtcctatggccactgttagttttccaaatttgctggtagaTTGAGTGCAGCCcatttatagcatcatcttttaggacctgaaatagctcagctggaattccatcacctccactagctctgttcatagtgattcttcctaaggcccacttgaattcacattccaggatgtctgactctggatgagtgatcacaccatcgtggttatctgggtaattaaGATCTTTTCCGtaagtcctgtgtgttcttgcaacctcttcttaatgtcttctgcttctgtttctgtcttttattttgtctatctttgcatgaaatgttcccttggtatctctgattttcttgaagagatcgctagtctttgccattctcttgttttcctctatttctttgcactgatcactgaggaaggctttcttatctctccttgcctttctctggaactctgcattcaggtgagtatatctttccttttcttctttgccttttgcttctcttcttttctcagcatttgtaaggcctcctcagacaaccattttgcctttttacatttctttttcttggggatggtcttgatcaaagcctcctgtacaatgtaacaaACTTCcgaccatagttcttcaggcattctgtctatcagatctagtcccttgaatctatttgtcacttccactgtgtaatcatatggatttgatttaggtcatacctgaatggtctagtggttttccttactttcttcaatttaagtctgagttacatatagcagtatatatatgttaatctcagactcctaatttatccctcacccctccttctcctttggtaaccataaatttgctttctatgtctgtaggtctctttttgttctgcttttaagttaatttgtataaatctttttcagattccccatataagtgatatcatatgatatttgtctttttctgtctggcttattttacttagtattataatctctaagtccatccatgttgctacaaatggcactatttcattcttctatggctgagtactattgcactatataaatataccatatctttatcaattcatctgtcaatggatacttagtttgcttccatgtcttggctattgtgagcaGTGCaacaatgaatattggggtgaagtagtctttttgaattatgattttctctagacatatgcccaggagtgagattgcaggcttatatacacagaaatctgGTGCATCTATAtaccaaaaatgaaaaatcagaaagagaaaggaaggatcttattgcatcaaaaagaataaaacacccaTGAATAAATCTATCTAAGGAAGGACAAGATATGTACTCTGAAAACAATAAGACACTGCCAAAAAGTCTgaaggaaagatatatttttGGATTGGATGAATCAATATTGATTGTACTACCCAAGGCAGTCTATATATTCTGTgaagttcagttccgttcagttcagttgctcagtcatgtccaactctttgcaaccccatgaatcgcagcatgccaggcctccctgtccatcaccaacacccggtgtccacttagactcacgtccatcgagtcagtgatgccatccagccatctcatcctcggtcgtccccttctcctcctgcccccaatccctcccagcatcagagtcttttccaatgagtcaacccttctcatgaggtggccaaagaaagagtttcagctttagcatcattccttccaaagaaatcccagggctgatctccttcagaatggactgcttggatctccttgcaatccaagggactctcaagagtcttctccaacaccacagttcaaaagcatcaattcttcggcactcagccttcttcacagtccaactctcacatccatacatgaccacaggaaaaaccatagccttgactagatggaccttagtcggtaaagtaatgtctctgcttttgaatatactatctaggttggtcataacttttcttccaaggagtaagcgtcttttaatttcatggctgcagtcaccatctgcagtgattttggagccccccccaaaagtctgacactgtctccattgtttccctatctattttccatgaagtgatgggaccagatgcaatgatcttcgttttctgaatgttgagctttaggccaactttttcactctccactttcacctccatcaagaggccttttagttcctcttcactttctgccataagggtggtgtcatgtgcatatctgaggttattgatatttctcccggcaatcttgattccagcctgtgtttcttccagtccagcatttctcatgatgtactctgcatataagttaaataagcagggtgacaatatacagccttgacgtactccttttcctatttggaaccagtctgttgttccatgtccagttcgaactgccgcttcctgacctccatataggcttctcaaaaggcaggtcaggtggtctggtattcccatctctttcagaattttccacagtttattgtgatccacaccgtcaaaggctttggcatagtcaataaagcagaaatagatgtttttctggaactctcttgctttttccatgattcagtagatgttggcaatttgatctctggttcctctgccttttctaaaaccagcttgaacatcaggaagttcatggttcacatattgctgaagcctggcttggagaattttgagcattatttgctggggtgtgagatgagtgcaattgtgcggtagtttgagcattctttggc
The sequence above is a segment of the Ovis aries strain OAR_USU_Benz2616 breed Rambouillet chromosome 12, ARS-UI_Ramb_v3.0, whole genome shotgun sequence genome. Coding sequences within it:
- the LOC114117339 gene encoding C4b-binding protein alpha chain-like, encoding MLTFFHFYVSPQDCEFPPVIAHGQCKIVSKLFAFEQQAVYECDEGYILIGANRLSCAFSGWSPGAPQCKTWCVKPEIEYGKLSVEKVRYVEPERITIQCESGYSMVGSEIITCSEDRTWYPEAPKCEWEYPEYCEKVVTGRKLLQCLSRPVEVKLALEVYKLSLETGQELQLLELQLEKPNNAS